In a genomic window of Agarivorans albus:
- a CDS encoding AAA family ATPase, which yields MQHSSSLKCLYKQLSKPGERPKVNVIRKQQSINSDYLIRAISEYLGVPVYRVVGRGRNLKLADELLDLANQLSEVFAIPPPNLTDWEQAIAETCKLVRKGDCVLFIDDIEILAGKHDDIADALWTWWEQWLKNATGFTLIFASADNTWLDEHITFSPGWYGRLSFAGAITEG from the coding sequence TTGCAACATTCAAGCAGCCTTAAGTGCCTTTACAAACAGCTCTCTAAGCCAGGTGAGCGCCCAAAGGTCAACGTTATAAGGAAGCAGCAAAGTATCAACTCGGACTACTTAATACGGGCAATCTCTGAGTATTTGGGTGTGCCGGTATATAGAGTTGTGGGTAGAGGACGAAACCTTAAGCTTGCTGATGAGTTGTTAGATTTAGCGAACCAACTCTCTGAGGTGTTTGCTATCCCTCCCCCGAATTTAACCGATTGGGAGCAAGCTATCGCTGAAACTTGCAAATTGGTACGGAAGGGAGACTGCGTATTGTTTATCGACGACATCGAAATTTTGGCGGGTAAGCATGATGACATTGCAGATGCATTATGGACCTGGTGGGAGCAGTGGCTTAAAAACGCTACCGGATTCACGCTGATTTTTGCTAGTGCTGATAACACATGGTTAGACGAACATATAACCTTTTCGCCAGGATGGTACGGACGATTAAGTTTTGCCGGTGCGATTACCGAAGGGTGA
- a CDS encoding TnsA endonuclease N-terminal domain-containing protein: protein MPKIKLLNFQVFSKKHKLCTDILLIIANNKLLKNKELLAFEYGYFVSSRLSFFAYPQHLRRKKVSLNRKIGKASMMKIARFDYSIKTGTLQYMESMLESDVCLLLDFDDEVVSYTTQPDSFMNHSKEGNWRQYTPDLLIQYSRHFDHGEVKPEAKTYSDEFQKKHALHESIVKEQTGTELKLFTEPKVHPDRLVQLRQLKAFHRYEAIPSLNKQVVQFIKDNGGQVVLSEIDHICVEHEAWVSYPMVMLAHQVIRCVFPEVIRRHTLVEVAA from the coding sequence ATGCCAAAAATCAAACTTCTTAATTTTCAGGTGTTTAGCAAAAAACACAAGCTCTGTACTGACATTTTATTAATTATTGCTAATAATAAGTTGTTGAAAAATAAAGAATTATTAGCATTTGAATATGGTTATTTTGTAAGCTCTCGACTATCTTTCTTCGCTTACCCTCAACACTTAAGGAGAAAGAAGGTGAGCCTAAATAGAAAAATCGGAAAAGCGTCAATGATGAAAATCGCTCGCTTCGATTACAGCATAAAGACAGGAACCTTACAGTACATGGAGTCCATGCTCGAAAGCGATGTCTGCTTATTGCTGGACTTTGACGATGAGGTTGTCAGTTACACCACCCAACCTGACAGTTTCATGAACCACTCGAAGGAGGGAAACTGGCGTCAGTATACCCCTGACCTGCTGATTCAATACTCTCGGCATTTTGACCACGGAGAAGTTAAGCCCGAAGCGAAAACCTATTCGGATGAATTCCAGAAAAAGCATGCATTGCACGAAAGTATTGTGAAGGAACAAACTGGCACAGAGCTAAAGCTTTTCACTGAGCCAAAGGTTCACCCTGATCGCTTAGTCCAACTGCGTCAGCTCAAGGCTTTTCATCGCTATGAGGCGATACCGTCACTCAACAAACAAGTGGTGCAGTTCATTAAAGATAACGGTGGTCAGGTAGTGCTCTCTGAGATTGATCACATCTGTGTGGAGCACGAGGCTTGGGTTTCCTATCCTATGGTCATGCTTGCTCATCAAGTGATACGTTGCGTGTTTCCAGAGGTTATTAGACGTCACACTCTTGTGGAGGTGGCAGCATGA
- a CDS encoding DDE-type integrase/transposase/recombinase, translating into MNPQTAKSPSTYQDRPTQFVKGMLLSYDKEEHVVRTVEPDYMVLENTLTHEPKMLKTDVWSLAYHEGFLKVTERENTVAIHPITDAEKLAEAERWLAYLNELDISGSPGSMETRLKVIDSVSKRVSDPNPPHQMKLYRMHKKWGRKGRNIYALLNTKLTRTKPVTEAQYDFAMAVIDEHYLVPHGGNRSALYRTYKEAFYLDINQEKYELCGKPMSKTSLDNLLDELDPFQVSVAQKGLKAARALFRDSNEKIITKHPGQRVEIDAVHLNLGVLCDETGEYLGRIILFLAIDVHTRYILGYSIVYGTKPAESAEAAMNLLRHVLSPKLKNGNFQHDWHTIGTPEAFHSDNGAGFISETVTHFYALLHSSIHRAESGKSQRRPFVERFNRTIREQLMTKIPGYLGKRVDAKDFNKTVEAAAVITLSEFIRYLEEYIVDYYHQNAHKGLDGLSPAQKLAQCVGDFYPRPAADLAMLDTLVGATYTRTIQETQGVQIENLYYNSTELKHLRFKLMQKRNSTNSKSKDTKSRSDKVKVEVIFNKKDISSVTVIVPGEMEMMIVPLRDKTVAPGTSLEAYRAQNQAAKKGAQNAETKTYPSKHGEHGKPKKRKPSSSAPKSKALESGSYCPQTTLEEGVNRFARDNSKLTYVQPSTSVLEPPIPDYSRELSGGR; encoded by the coding sequence ATGAATCCGCAGACAGCTAAATCACCCTCTACCTATCAAGACCGCCCAACCCAGTTTGTCAAAGGCATGCTGTTAAGTTACGACAAGGAGGAGCACGTTGTTCGCACTGTTGAGCCGGATTATATGGTGCTGGAGAATACACTGACCCACGAGCCCAAAATGCTGAAGACGGATGTATGGTCTCTTGCTTATCACGAAGGCTTTCTGAAGGTTACCGAAAGAGAAAATACGGTTGCCATCCATCCTATTACTGATGCTGAAAAGTTAGCCGAAGCCGAGCGTTGGTTAGCCTACCTGAACGAGTTAGACATTTCTGGTTCACCGGGCTCGATGGAAACGAGGCTTAAGGTCATCGACAGTGTTTCCAAACGGGTTAGTGACCCCAACCCACCGCATCAGATGAAGCTTTATCGTATGCATAAAAAGTGGGGGCGGAAAGGCAGGAATATTTATGCCTTACTCAACACTAAGCTGACGCGCACTAAACCGGTCACCGAAGCTCAGTATGACTTTGCGATGGCCGTTATTGATGAACATTATCTGGTACCGCATGGCGGTAACCGTTCTGCACTATATCGCACATACAAAGAAGCTTTTTATCTGGATATTAACCAAGAAAAATATGAACTCTGCGGTAAACCCATGTCCAAAACCTCGTTGGACAACCTATTAGATGAGCTGGACCCCTTCCAGGTTTCGGTTGCCCAGAAAGGGCTCAAAGCTGCCCGCGCTCTATTCAGAGACAGCAACGAGAAAATCATCACCAAGCACCCAGGGCAACGCGTGGAAATCGATGCTGTTCACTTAAATTTAGGGGTGCTTTGTGATGAAACGGGAGAGTATTTGGGGCGTATTATTTTGTTCCTCGCTATCGATGTGCATACCAGGTACATCCTAGGATACTCGATTGTCTACGGCACTAAACCGGCAGAATCTGCTGAAGCTGCTATGAACTTGCTGCGACATGTACTCTCGCCGAAGTTGAAAAACGGCAATTTTCAACATGATTGGCATACGATTGGAACACCGGAAGCATTTCATTCTGATAATGGCGCAGGGTTTATATCAGAAACGGTGACTCACTTTTATGCTCTCCTTCATAGCAGTATCCATCGCGCTGAGTCCGGAAAGTCACAACGGCGTCCATTTGTCGAACGTTTTAATCGCACTATTCGTGAGCAACTGATGACGAAAATTCCGGGGTATTTAGGTAAGCGCGTCGATGCGAAAGATTTCAATAAAACGGTAGAAGCGGCGGCAGTAATTACCCTGTCCGAGTTTATTCGGTACTTGGAAGAATACATCGTCGATTACTACCACCAAAATGCGCATAAAGGGTTAGATGGCTTAAGTCCGGCACAAAAGCTGGCTCAGTGTGTAGGCGATTTTTACCCAAGGCCCGCAGCGGATTTAGCGATGCTAGATACCCTGGTTGGCGCGACTTATACGCGCACCATACAGGAAACGCAAGGAGTACAGATTGAAAACTTGTACTACAACTCGACTGAGTTGAAACACTTGCGGTTCAAGCTCATGCAGAAGCGCAATTCGACAAATAGCAAATCGAAAGACACCAAGTCGAGGAGTGACAAAGTAAAAGTCGAGGTCATATTTAACAAAAAGGACATTTCATCCGTCACTGTCATTGTGCCGGGCGAGATGGAGATGATGATTGTACCTCTGCGCGATAAAACAGTCGCTCCAGGAACCAGCCTTGAAGCCTATCGGGCGCAAAATCAAGCCGCCAAAAAAGGAGCGCAAAACGCTGAGACTAAGACTTATCCATCAAAACATGGTGAGCACGGTAAACCTAAGAAACGTAAGCCTTCGTCGTCTGCGCCGAAGTCTAAAGCGTTAGAGAGCGGCAGCTATTGCCCTCAAACAACGCTTGAGGAGGGGGTGAATCGCTTTGCGAGAGACAACTCTAAACTGACGTATGTGCAACCCAGCACTTCAGTGCTAGAGCCTCCTATCCCGGACTACTCCCGAGAATTGTCTGGAGGGCGATAG
- a CDS encoding TniB family NTP-binding protein — MDEHNHNQELDAFLARTIFYPKFKVAYDTLTHIYKFGGRDAELVVLIGPVGAGKSHMIEQLMLDYPIRDTDEQTFRPILYARIPPENTYAGLLGNLLEAMGDPLPWRGLVVERRMRLKSLITQQQTRMITLDESQSVIPRSGADAKTANVKLLLELMNDLKIPILLAGKEDLLALMAADDAIRSRTRCKLSLSYFSCMTRAGAFDFADYIQGLIGFFPRKVKGFNFFSVLDDGKPVLKKDISTLIRLILATDGCPRSIRFLFKAVIERTTSDTVVELKHFADAFYTASNLEIPLSFNPLLDSESSESIAKVSEEAERRGLYDSDAF; from the coding sequence ATGGATGAGCATAACCATAACCAAGAGCTTGATGCCTTTTTGGCACGTACGATTTTTTACCCTAAGTTCAAGGTTGCTTACGACACGTTGACTCATATCTACAAATTTGGCGGTCGCGATGCTGAACTGGTGGTGTTGATAGGACCTGTCGGGGCGGGTAAGAGTCATATGATTGAGCAACTGATGCTCGATTACCCGATTAGGGACACCGATGAGCAAACGTTCAGACCTATCTTGTATGCCCGCATACCACCTGAAAACACTTACGCGGGCTTACTCGGAAATCTGCTTGAAGCAATGGGAGATCCTTTACCGTGGCGCGGCTTGGTTGTTGAGCGTCGTATGCGGCTTAAGAGCTTAATTACTCAACAGCAAACTCGGATGATTACATTAGATGAGTCTCAGTCAGTTATTCCTCGCTCTGGAGCGGACGCTAAAACCGCAAACGTTAAACTGCTGCTTGAGCTGATGAATGATCTGAAAATCCCCATTTTGCTGGCTGGTAAGGAAGACTTACTTGCGCTGATGGCCGCAGACGATGCCATACGTTCTCGTACCCGCTGTAAGTTATCACTCAGTTATTTCTCGTGTATGACGAGAGCTGGAGCTTTCGACTTTGCCGACTATATCCAAGGCCTGATAGGGTTCTTTCCTCGTAAGGTGAAAGGGTTCAATTTTTTCAGTGTGTTAGATGATGGGAAACCAGTACTTAAGAAAGACATCAGTACTTTGATTCGGTTAATACTCGCCACTGATGGCTGCCCTCGTAGTATTAGGTTCTTGTTCAAAGCGGTTATTGAACGTACCACTTCGGATACAGTTGTAGAACTTAAGCACTTTGCGGACGCTTTCTACACAGCGAGCAACCTGGAAATACCGCTGAGCTTTAATCCGCTTCTTGATAGCGAGTCTAGCGAGTCTATTGCTAAAGTTTCAGAAGAAGCAGAACGTCGGGGGTTGTATGACAGCGATGCCTTCTGA
- a CDS encoding TniQ family protein, with translation MTAMPSELPLRPRPMANETLLGYLLRVSHTNGYRQVQTMRDLFGLEGMPLPSITCDNRHLDRVASSMSRRLRLSPETLVVHFENELDGAFDDGRVIKSIVVKSPKVCIACIAEIKPIQAKWRLTHVTHCEEHCQPLVSCCPECQTPLKWTPQIYSKCENCQVEWRENESKVDSLPLYQVAEQGLSLVQQQHYRRHLYRMAGMAMRFYDFQAAAYAVFPDDVQNVSSLFEFSYRCLVDEKFRLRQFQSRVDYWKKKGLLEHIPHSFFIHLHANYIEELGFLPRPLIWPVKPFHVMSFQSKRVSNPHAHLNFRDVGTHFLVDRRTLADCLSVATSDVTSMVKAGLLSPSYDSTSLRYSWYDVRDIDQLLARLMACTKPMSACYTSGELITVFEAQIVLRRFNWSVADILVLLISKQCDSFLKASELNFSNLAVNREQLFDALNKRLGKQNDYNEHTLARDFYVPPEVRERFYDFVRSEKAKLPGELNSLLFFTDHYVVLNQWCRLRKLSIPSIFRYLMKQGIVTEFSEMAGRGFYVFRKSDLLERSLSEVVKNDS, from the coding sequence ATGACAGCGATGCCTTCTGAACTGCCGTTGCGCCCAAGACCAATGGCTAATGAGACACTGTTGGGCTATTTGTTGCGGGTCAGCCATACGAATGGCTACCGCCAGGTTCAAACAATGCGTGATTTGTTTGGCTTGGAAGGGATGCCACTCCCTAGTATCACCTGCGACAACCGGCATCTAGATAGAGTGGCGTCTAGCATGTCCAGACGTCTTCGTTTGTCCCCAGAAACGCTTGTAGTTCATTTTGAAAACGAGCTCGATGGGGCGTTCGACGATGGTCGAGTTATCAAAAGTATTGTGGTTAAGTCACCGAAGGTTTGCATAGCGTGCATTGCAGAAATCAAACCGATTCAAGCAAAGTGGCGTTTGACGCATGTGACTCATTGTGAGGAGCATTGCCAGCCGTTGGTGAGCTGCTGCCCCGAGTGCCAAACGCCATTAAAGTGGACTCCGCAAATATACTCCAAGTGTGAGAATTGCCAAGTGGAGTGGAGGGAGAACGAGTCTAAAGTGGATTCTCTGCCGCTGTATCAAGTGGCTGAGCAAGGGCTAAGTCTGGTCCAACAACAGCATTATCGTCGCCATCTTTATCGCATGGCAGGAATGGCAATGCGATTCTACGACTTTCAAGCAGCTGCATACGCAGTGTTTCCAGATGATGTTCAAAATGTTTCATCGCTATTCGAATTTAGCTACCGTTGCCTAGTCGATGAAAAGTTTCGTCTTAGACAGTTTCAAAGCCGTGTCGACTACTGGAAGAAAAAGGGTCTACTAGAGCATATCCCTCATAGCTTCTTTATTCATTTACATGCCAACTATATTGAGGAGCTGGGGTTTTTGCCTCGTCCTCTTATTTGGCCGGTGAAGCCTTTTCATGTGATGAGCTTTCAGTCTAAGCGGGTTTCAAATCCACATGCTCACCTTAATTTCCGTGATGTTGGCACTCATTTCCTTGTAGATCGCCGAACCTTAGCTGATTGTTTGAGTGTTGCAACTTCGGACGTGACTTCTATGGTGAAGGCTGGCCTGTTGAGCCCGAGCTATGACTCAACATCTTTGCGTTACTCTTGGTATGACGTGCGTGATATCGACCAGCTTCTTGCGCGTTTGATGGCATGTACGAAACCGATGAGTGCTTGCTATACCTCAGGGGAGCTAATAACTGTTTTCGAAGCGCAAATAGTCTTGCGCCGTTTTAACTGGTCAGTCGCAGATATTCTCGTATTGCTGATATCTAAGCAGTGCGATTCGTTCCTAAAGGCTAGCGAGTTAAATTTTTCGAATTTGGCGGTTAATCGTGAGCAGTTGTTCGATGCATTGAATAAAAGGCTGGGCAAACAAAATGACTACAATGAACATACACTGGCGAGAGACTTCTATGTTCCTCCTGAGGTACGAGAGCGTTTTTACGATTTTGTTCGGTCGGAAAAAGCGAAACTTCCAGGGGAGCTGAACAGTTTGCTGTTCTTCACCGATCACTATGTCGTGCTAAACCAATGGTGTCGACTTCGAAAACTATCTATTCCAAGCATTTTTCGCTATCTAATGAAGCAAGGTATCGTTACTGAGTTTTCAGAAATGGCTGGTCGAGGATTCTATGTTTTTAGAAAATCTGATCTGCTTGAGCGTTCTCTTTCTGAAGTAGTAAAAAACGACAGCTAA
- a CDS encoding glycoside hydrolase family 53 protein gives MNSRVNTALLFMVFIVAGCQSANQPTSSDNNASITAPDLRDNFIRGMDISMLPEIEALGGKYYQNSIEQDLVTILKNHGVNSIRARLWVDPSSSNGEPFGGGNNDLARSIELGKRAHQNGMSFLVDIHYSDFWADPKIQSKPKDWETLTFDNLKQKVYDYTAEIMQAHQAAGIVPEMVQIGNEINGGMLWPDGKSWGQDGKEFERLSQLLKAGIQAVHDNNSGKEIQIILHLAEAGNNQTFRWWFDEISAQGVDFDIIGMSYYPWWHGPIEQVKANMEDLIARYNKPVLLVETAFPFTHENGDSLANSYSSANPIEGYQISVNGQAQFLVDIMSLVNELPNNMGLGIYYWEPAWLPIQGATWSTNAGMEYSGDQWGLGNSWENQALFDFEGNALPSLEVFKQQE, from the coding sequence ATGAACTCGAGAGTAAATACAGCGCTATTGTTTATGGTGTTTATTGTTGCCGGCTGCCAGTCTGCGAACCAACCTACTAGCAGTGATAACAATGCCAGCATCACCGCTCCTGATCTTAGAGATAATTTCATTCGTGGAATGGATATCTCGATGCTGCCTGAGATTGAAGCGCTGGGTGGAAAGTACTACCAAAACAGTATCGAGCAAGACCTAGTGACCATCCTAAAAAACCATGGCGTAAATTCTATTCGGGCAAGATTATGGGTTGACCCTAGCTCTAGTAACGGTGAACCATTTGGGGGTGGCAACAATGACCTTGCGCGCTCCATTGAGCTCGGTAAACGAGCTCATCAGAACGGTATGTCATTCCTAGTAGATATTCATTACAGCGACTTTTGGGCAGATCCTAAAATACAAAGTAAACCCAAGGACTGGGAAACCCTTACCTTTGACAATCTAAAACAGAAAGTTTACGACTATACCGCCGAGATAATGCAAGCTCACCAAGCTGCTGGCATTGTGCCAGAGATGGTGCAAATTGGTAACGAAATCAATGGAGGAATGCTCTGGCCCGATGGAAAAAGCTGGGGACAAGATGGCAAAGAGTTTGAGCGCTTATCACAACTACTTAAAGCGGGAATTCAAGCGGTACATGACAACAACAGTGGCAAAGAAATTCAAATCATATTGCACCTAGCAGAAGCAGGTAACAATCAAACGTTTCGGTGGTGGTTTGATGAAATAAGTGCGCAAGGTGTCGACTTCGACATTATAGGCATGTCTTACTACCCATGGTGGCATGGCCCAATAGAACAAGTAAAAGCCAACATGGAAGATCTAATTGCTCGTTATAACAAGCCAGTGTTACTTGTTGAAACAGCCTTCCCTTTCACACATGAAAATGGCGACTCACTAGCCAATAGTTACTCGAGTGCAAATCCAATAGAAGGCTATCAAATAAGCGTAAATGGGCAGGCACAATTTCTAGTCGACATAATGTCGTTAGTTAACGAGCTTCCAAATAACATGGGCTTAGGTATCTACTACTGGGAGCCCGCGTGGCTACCGATTCAAGGGGCCACTTGGTCAACAAACGCAGGTATGGAATACAGCGGCGATCAATGGGGTCTAGGGAACTCATGGGAAAACCAAGCCTTGTTTGATTTTGAAGGCAATGCCTTACCCTCTTTAGAGGTTTTTAAACAACAAGAGTAA
- a CDS encoding extracellular solute-binding protein — protein MLNKRLSLSALALSMGAMVSAQANAETLRLLTWGGYAPQEVIEMFEKETGIEVKVTKSNNEDMISKLRATGGSGFDLAQPSQDRITGVQQQFGIYQPIDLARIEQAQIITSMLDATKKNTAVGEQVFGVPHVWGTSGLVVNGEMAKDVADYTDLCQQQYQGKISYRLKRPTLIGFAFALGEDPFAAYADPVKYQEILNKVEKTLVECKPLVKTYWSGGDELMNLMRSNEVVAAMAWDAGGWKLNRDQQNIQFVAPKSGALGWIDTFAIPKKSKAVDAAYKWINFVMRPEVAAKITEAAGNFTASKGSDAYVNELAKSQFNASFSSDDIDNIKWYPAVPAGLEAMEGKVLDRVQAAN, from the coding sequence ATGTTGAATAAACGTTTATCATTAAGTGCCTTGGCACTTAGCATGGGCGCAATGGTAAGTGCGCAGGCCAATGCTGAAACTTTACGTTTGCTTACTTGGGGCGGCTATGCACCACAAGAAGTTATCGAAATGTTTGAGAAAGAAACCGGCATTGAAGTAAAAGTGACTAAATCAAACAACGAAGACATGATCTCTAAACTTCGCGCAACTGGCGGCTCGGGGTTTGATTTAGCCCAACCTAGCCAAGACCGTATCACCGGTGTGCAACAGCAGTTTGGCATTTATCAGCCTATTGATTTAGCCCGTATTGAGCAGGCCCAAATAATTACCTCAATGTTAGATGCTACTAAAAAGAATACCGCGGTAGGTGAGCAAGTGTTTGGTGTTCCTCATGTGTGGGGAACCAGCGGCTTGGTAGTAAATGGTGAAATGGCAAAAGATGTGGCCGATTACACCGACCTATGTCAGCAGCAGTACCAAGGTAAAATTTCTTATCGCTTAAAACGCCCAACCTTAATCGGTTTTGCTTTTGCGTTGGGTGAAGATCCGTTTGCTGCTTACGCTGATCCCGTTAAGTACCAAGAAATATTGAACAAAGTTGAAAAGACTCTGGTTGAATGTAAGCCTTTGGTTAAGACTTACTGGTCTGGCGGCGACGAGTTAATGAACTTGATGCGCTCTAATGAAGTAGTTGCCGCTATGGCTTGGGATGCTGGCGGTTGGAAGCTAAATCGCGATCAACAGAATATCCAGTTTGTAGCGCCTAAATCTGGAGCTTTGGGTTGGATTGATACTTTTGCCATTCCTAAAAAATCTAAAGCAGTAGATGCTGCGTACAAGTGGATTAACTTTGTTATGCGCCCTGAAGTAGCAGCCAAAATTACCGAAGCTGCAGGTAACTTCACCGCTTCTAAAGGTTCAGATGCTTACGTAAACGAACTGGCAAAGTCGCAGTTTAACGCCAGCTTTAGTAGCGACGACATCGACAACATTAAGTGGTACCCCGCTGTTCCTGCTGGTTTAGAAGCAATGGA